The region CCATCCGGCAGCGAGATAACCGTGTGGCCGTGTCCGGGCATTCCGGGCGGGAAATTGGCCGGCCGCACGAGCTCCGGGTAGGACGGCATGACCGGGATAATGACCTTCTTCCGCCACGTGTGGTTGCCCATCGTGAAGCCGCCGATGCCCAGGCGCTTGAGTTCGGCCAGGGTCTCCGGCGTGGCCCCGAGGCCCCCCGCGGAATTCTCGGCGTTCGCCACGATGATATCGGGCGACCAGCGGTCGCGGATCTGCCCCAGCCGCTGGGACACAATCTGGCGGCCCGGTTTGCCGACGATATCACCAAGGAAGACGAGTTTCATATAGTTAAGAGGCTTTGGGTTCAGAGCTTCAGGCTTTAGGCTGGAGGCTTTTGGGATTCGAAAATCCTTCTCGAACCCTGTATGCAAAACAAAACACCCAACCTGCCCTTGCAATTGCGATTGTATAAAATCCAGCGGCAAGAACCACATGCCGACGGTGCGATACAGGTTAGTACCCGATCCGAGAACCAGAAGCCCCGATTCTGGACCCTTAACGCTTAAACCCTACAGCCTAAAGCCTACAGCCTACAGCCTACAGCCTACAGCCTAAAGCCTACAGCCTACAGCCTACAGCCTAAAGCCTAAAGCCTAAAGCCTAAAGCCTAAAGCCTAAAGCCTAAAGCCTAAAGCCTATTTAGCCATTTCCACCGCGCGCGTCTCTCGGACCACGGTGACGCGGATCTGGCCCGGATACGTCATTTCGGACTCGACGCGGCGCGCCACATCGCGCGCCATGGCGGCCGCCTCGGCGTCACTCACGCGGTCCGGCTGGACCACCAGGCGCACCTCGCGACCGGCCTGGATAGCGAAGGCCTTCTCCACGCCGTCGAACTCGTGGGCGATCTGCTCAAGCTGTTCAAGGCGCTTGATGTAATTCTGCATCGTCTCGCTGCGCGCGCCCGGGCGGGACGCGGACATCGCGTCCGCCGCCTGCACGATCATGGAGATCGGCGAGGTCATCGGCATTTCGTTGTGGTGCGCGCCGATGGCGTTGCAGATGACCTCGTGCTCCCCGTGCCTCTTGGCAATATCGTGGCCGAGGATGGCGTGGGACCCTTCGATCTCGTGCGTGAGGGCCTTGCCCATATCGTGGATGAGCCCGGCGCGCTTCGCCTCCTGCACATTCAGGCCCAACTCCGCCGCCATGATCCCCGAAAGGTGGCACACCTCAATCGAGTGCTGGAGCACGTTCTGGCCGTAGGAGGTGCGGAAACTCAAGCGGCCCAAGAGCTTAACAATCTCCGGATGGAGCCCGTGCACGTCCGCCTCCAGGCAGGCGGCCTCCCCACGCTCCTTGATCGTCTTGGCCATCTCCTCGTTGACTTTCTCCACCATCTCCTCAATGCGGGCGGGGTGGATGCGGCCGTCCTGGATAAGCCGTTCGAGGGTGATGCGGGCAACCTGACGCCGGATCGGGTCGAACCCGGACAGGATAACGGCTTCGGGGGTATCGTCAATAATGACGTTGATGCCCGTCGCGTTTTCCAGCGCCCGGATATTGCGGCCCTCGCGCCCGATAATCCGGCCCTTCATTTCGTCGTTAGGCAGATCGACCACCGAAACCGTGGTCTCGGCCACGTGGTCTGAAGCACAGCGGCCAATGGCCTCGCCTATAATCCAGCGGGCCTTCTTCTCCGCCTGTTCCTTCAGTTCGTCTTCGGTGCGCTTGAGCTGGAGCGCGCAATCGCGCTTGACTTCGTTCTCCAGCGTAACAAAAAGCTCGCGGCGCGCCTGTTCCGCCGTCAGGCCGGAAATGTCCTCCAGCTTCTTGGTTTGTTCAGTGATAACGTTGGCGACCTTTTCGAGCTCTTTCTCCAGGTCTTTCTCGCGCTTGACCAGGTTGCGCTCTTCCGCGGCCAGATCGAGCGCGGTCTTATCCAATGCGGTGGCGCGCTTATCGAGGGTTTCCTCCTTGGAAAGCATCCGCTTTTCAATCGCCGCGATTTCCTTGCGCTGCTCGCGGGCTTCCTGCTCCATCTTCGCGCGCAGGTCGATCTCCAGTTCCTTGACCTGCGTCCTGGCTTCTTTCTGGAGAGTCGCCGACTCCCTTTCGGCGTCCGTCAGGATTTGGGCGGCGTCCCGCCGGGCCTTCCCCATGAGGCCCTTGCCCCGGGCTTGCGCCAGGACAATACAAAGAAGATAGCCGGCGGCGAGGCCCGCGGCCAGGCCAATGCCGAGTGCTGTAAAATCCATCTACATAAACCTCCGCCCCATGCAGGGTTATAGGTTAAGAACAACCGGCGGAAGGTATATGAACAGGCAGGGATCTAGATCAGATTGTCAGTCCGGGAAAAGTAAACAGCGGCAATCGCTCGGTTGACAAGACACGACATGAAAAACTCACCGTATAAATGAATATCCAGCGGCCCAGCCAAACCCGGCTGCTGGGTATTGACCTAAATCCTTGCTTCTCACGTACCTGATGCCGGATCAGCAATATTGATTGAACCTAATTATAGGGGCGCGGATGCCCGAAGTCAACGCGGTGCAGGGGCTTGTGACGTAGTCATCTCAGGCGCCGGCGCGGGACCGCCCGCCGGGCAGGCGCCCCAATAAGGATTGGATTCGTCA is a window of Candidatus Hydrogenedentota bacterium DNA encoding:
- the rny gene encoding ribonuclease Y, with the protein product MDFTALGIGLAAGLAAGYLLCIVLAQARGKGLMGKARRDAAQILTDAERESATLQKEARTQVKELEIDLRAKMEQEAREQRKEIAAIEKRMLSKEETLDKRATALDKTALDLAAEERNLVKREKDLEKELEKVANVITEQTKKLEDISGLTAEQARRELFVTLENEVKRDCALQLKRTEDELKEQAEKKARWIIGEAIGRCASDHVAETTVSVVDLPNDEMKGRIIGREGRNIRALENATGINVIIDDTPEAVILSGFDPIRRQVARITLERLIQDGRIHPARIEEMVEKVNEEMAKTIKERGEAACLEADVHGLHPEIVKLLGRLSFRTSYGQNVLQHSIEVCHLSGIMAAELGLNVQEAKRAGLIHDMGKALTHEIEGSHAILGHDIAKRHGEHEVICNAIGAHHNEMPMTSPISMIVQAADAMSASRPGARSETMQNYIKRLEQLEQIAHEFDGVEKAFAIQAGREVRLVVQPDRVSDAEAAAMARDVARRVESEMTYPGQIRVTVVRETRAVEMAK